In the genome of Cercospora beticola chromosome 2, complete sequence, one region contains:
- a CDS encoding uncharacterized protein (antiSMASH:Cluster_4~SMCOG1022:Beta-ketoacyl synthase) has protein sequence MDRTNAERVAIIGMSCTLPEDINDADGLWDYCARGQCSASEIPASRFKSKDFYHEDHSKRGHFNITAGSFLNQDVSAFDARFFNLNEAESTAMDPQQRLLLECTYRALGNAGLEFDQLAGRSDVGVFAGASKSDYEDRMNQDPYTASRYAATGNAMTMFANRLSYFLNIHGPSVTVDTACSSSLTALHLAVQSLQRGECSYAIVGGSFLQLSPTMLSNMGNLGTLSKDGKSYSFDHRAQGYGRGEAVSCIVLRTEAQAKSSGDPIRAIVRATGANHGGRSPGITYPNGEAQEALIRNLYEAVGLDPADTDYVEGHGTGTERGDPIEANAVLSVFRGEGHARSRPLFLGSIKSNFGHSEGASGILSVIKCVLMLERSVILPNANFEKLNPDIEQIGHALEVPTRCIPWPRDALRRTSINNFGFGGSNAHVILEQAADLPLTAVDADVEHAPALFVLSAKDAECLKSCMSELRQYLQEKEDYDDDTGFLRRLSNAGCWGVSVGNQSFDRQSLKVSGDHAAIVELAERLDAKSIFNRMLNVNVAYHSLQVVPCARQYLKDIQPWLDGCDHVDDASIVLYSSVTGAKEVGSSVRSPWYWTTNLICPVQFVKASLVMMQDLANDNCGKSVSVIEIGPHATLSGPLRETAKETLPQYFSFSYHVSMRRNNTSTDGVLELATSLVNSGARFNDEFWKTMPQILGTRLLTDLPPYPFNHSQSLWHSSRLADSHAFGGSPWNVLLGHRATNSVGDSRECRNVFTLQDIPWLREHCIHGAVVFPMAGYVSAAIEAIALENVDRKQGVEACRIREMVIGKALILSDDQDNELFTVLRPRRLGTRVTSQTGDFDFTISSWNKAAGFVEHCSGIVSVVEVKAPNAEDDAAERSRKHFDSMRHSIENETTRKIDVNAMYRQAKQQGMEYGPAFRLMSSFWTGNDAARGMITTTTAMEHENQLIINPTTLDAALHVGLCNLNSNPGRLAKLVAHVPIFVEEVYVSTAAISTTGPLEVYFHDPRAEAMGESTVGNLSCFVGPNPVIKIRNLRMKKMQQAKEELSDAESINPMKYQWFEHPNFWSDEILKRMRDKLPMMRTEVLEELERIERAALRYMQKALQQSSVPELPHLVKMKQWMTTVVGLDNLNEDDPDEIDTLMATSSVDMRCICGVGQQLPEIVRGEVDALSILKQSGLDTIYEESRIFSHSASLLAHTISQLAFENPSMRILEVGAGTGGFTRRIIEEMDSLPRIPSRFSEYWYTDISPAFIGPAQARFEKWSAKMKFQTLDICSEPSLQGLGVGEFDLVIAADVVHATPSIQQSLRNVRKLLKPGGTLALVELSRFSPFFMPFATLPGWWSRPEGPILSNQEWHDELVEAGLTGCHAYVEDMKSGGTHCLIWSHARHEVPDDSPGKVSIICEHANAARLCEQELTRAKSNTDPAIHSSLAQIIDTDMRLSIVVEEASKCSLLNPEPGQLEAIQYMCAKAEGILWVIRSSSETAQDSAVAGLAFGFARTVRLEYRQLKFVMLNIVDTGELDAMAVVGKVFRHTFIDKPGRQETDIDLVWEKDRLLYPRLLSCDWGSSGQRAGPLQLTMDRIGLLDSLHFSAAPRTLLEDPLGDDEVIIEIKATGLNFRDVLIALGRVPWTSPGKECSGVVAAAGCKAGLRYQKGDRVVHLGDGLFATHARCNITTIARIPDGSSLGFSEAASIPIIFCTAYESLVCRANLQPKEKILIHAAAGGVGQAAIQIAQQLGAEIYCTVGSPEKKKFMIDHYNINPSRIFSSRSTDFVEGLQFAADGGVDVVLNSLSEDLLQASWRCLAPLGRFIDIGKRDALANSALEMAPFDKGVTYSAVQLDVLMLQRSDRTKQLLDTVMENFAHGTWKPVHLAEKFSVGQLESAMRLMQSGKHIGKIIINNDRDARVPLRGTKAARMSEIRRDVTYLITGGTSGLASSLSRWLVEKGAKHIVLASRSGDARSASAQELMEYARTRGATISMEQCDVGSEAQVADLRERIEREGMPKLRGVIHGAMVLKDTMFSSLTAGEWNAVLRPKVQGVLNLYYSLRTRSLDFFVCLSSVAAVVGNVGQAPYSAANEFMDRFCAWWSRQNGQKAISINLPSISDVGYVAEAIEAGITAFSDKVYAASLSEEAVCKVMDAALQDNGKKSDSWDHQRSNNVVVGIPQVPALRPIIEEVGPALSIMKHSMDALSREESQGSSVSISDTTRQSVAAQLSNILEPAERKSVIQANLRKRIAAITLRDLENIASESAIADLGLDSLVTVELHSWILKELDARVTVMEIIGFQTFKQLVDILCERSPLINGKS, from the exons ATGGATCGTACAAACGCCGAACGAGTTGCCATCATTGGCATGTCCTGCACTCTACCAGAAGACATCAACGATGCCGATGGTTTATGGGACTACTGTGCCCGTGGTCAATGTTCAGCCTCGGAGATTCCAGCGTCGAGATTCAAGAGCAAGGACTTCTACCACGAGGACCACTCAAAGAGGGGACACTTCAATATTACGGCTGGCAGCTTTCTCAATCAAGATGTTTCAGCCTTTGATGCTCGCTTCTTCAACCTCAACGAAGCAGAATCCACAGCCATGGATCCGCAACAAAGGCTTCTGCTGGAGTGTACATATCGAGCCCTTGGAAATGCTGGTCTGGAATTCGATCAGCTGGCTGGCCGTTCAGATGTTGGCGTCTTTGCTGGTGCGTCCAAAAGCGATTACGAAGACAGAATGAATCAAGATCCGTACACCGCATCTCGCTATGCTGCGACAGGCAATGCGATGACCATGTTCGCTAATCGGCTTTCATACTTTCTGAATATACACGGCCCCTCAGTCACCGTCGACACAGCATGTTCGTCCAGCTTGACGGCGCTACATCTGGCTGTACAAAGCCTCCAACGCGGAGAATGTTCCTACGCAATCGTCGGCGGGTCCTTCTTGCAGCTATCGCCAACCATGTTGAGCAACATGGGAAACCTCGGTACGCTGAGCAAGGATGGAAAAAGCTACTCGTTCGATCACCGAGCACAAGGTTatggacgaggagaagccgTCAGTTGCATTGTGTTGCGAACAGAAGCACAAGCAAAAAGTTCAGGCGACCCTATTCGAGCCATTGTCAGGGCTACTGGCGCCAATCATGGTGGCAGGTCTCCTGGAATTACGTATCCTAATGGAGAAGCACAAGAGGCCCTCATACGCAATTTGTATGAGGCCGTTGGCTTGGACCCGGCAGATACAGACTATGTTGAAGGCCATG GCACTGGCACTGAACGTGGTGACCCTATCGAAGCCAACGCAGTTCTATCTGTGTTTCGCGGCGAGGGCCACGCGCGCAGCCGCCCTCTCTTCCTCGGGAGCATCAAGTCAAATTTTG GCCATTCTGAAGGAGCCAGCGGCATTCTATCAGTCATCAAGTGTGTTCTCATGCTCGAAAGATCTGTCATCCTACCCAATGCAAacttcgagaagctcaatcCAGACATAGAGCAAATTGGCCATGCTCTGGAAGTTCCAACGAGGTGTATACCTTGGCCGAGAGACGCGCTTCGCAGAACATCGATCAACAACTTCGGCTTTGGCGGCTCCAATGCACATGTGATCTTGGAGCAAGCTGCAGATCTACCGTTGACTGCAGTTGACGCTGACGTAGAGCATGCGCCGGCCCTGTTCGTCCTCTCTGCTAAGGATGCAGAATGCCTGAAGTCGTGCATGTCAGAGCTCAGGCAGTATCTCCAAGAGAAGGAAGACTACGACGATGATACTGGCTTCCTGCGACGCTTGAGCAATGCTGGCTGTTGGGGCGTCTCCGTCGGAAATCAGTCCTTTGATAGACA GAGCTTGAAAGTCTCCGGTGATCATGCGGCAATAGTCGAGCTAGCAGAGAGACTGGATGCAAAGTCCATTTTCAATCGAATGTTGAACGTGAATGTCGCATATCACTCTTTGCAGGTGGTACCTTGCGCGCGGCAATATCTGAAAGACATTCAGCCATGGCTTGACGGGTGTGATCATGTGGATGACGCATCTATAGTGCTCTACTCCTCTGTCACCGGCGCCAAGGAAGTTGGCAGCTCTGTACGGTCGCCTTGGTACTGGACAACCAATCTGATCTGCCCTGTGCAGTTTGTCAAAGCGAGCCTGGTCATGATGCAGGATCTTGCCAACGACAATTGCGGGAAAAGCGTGTCTGTCATCGAGATCGGACCGCACGCGACACTTTCAGGGCCGCTACGAGAGACGGCGAAAGAGACACTTCCGCAATATTTTTCTTTCTCGTACCACGTTTCCATGCGAAGGAACAACACCAGCACGGACGGCGTTTTGGAACTCGCTACATCACTGGTCAACAGCGGCGCCCGGTTCAATGACGAGTTCTGGAAGACAATGCCCCAAATACTCGGGACACGATTGCTGACAGATCTGCCGCCTTACCCTTTCAATCACAGCCAGAGCCTCTGGCACAGTAGTAGGCTTGCAGACTCTCATGCATTTGGAGGCTCTCCATGGAATGTCTTACTTGGTCATAGAGCCACAAACAGCGTCGGAGACTCAAGAGAATGTCGCAACGTCTTCACGCTTCAAGATATTCCTTGGTTGAGAGAGCATTGTATCCACGGAGCTGTTGTCTTCCCTATGGCAGGGTATGTTTCTGCTGCTATCGAGGCCATCGCACTGGAGAATGTCGATAGAAAGCAAGGAGTGGAAGCCTGCCGCATCAGAGAAATGGTCATTGGAAAAGCTCTGATCTTGTCTGATGACCAGGATAATGAGCTCTTCACCGTCTTGCGGCCGCGAAGACTTGGCACCAGAGTGACGAGCCAGACCGGAGACTTTGACTTTACGATCTCTTCTTGGAACAAGGCTGCGGGCTTTGTGGAACATTGCTCGGGAATTGTTTCTGTCGTGGAAGTAAAAGCGCCGAATGCTGAGGACGATGCTGCGGAGAGGTCTCGAAAGCACTTTGACAGTATGCGCCATTCGATCGAAAACGAAACCACCAGGAAGATTGATGTCAATGCTATGTATCGACAGGCGAAGCAGCAGGGCATGGAATATGGACCAGCGTTCCGTTTGATGTCAAGCTTCTGGACAGGCAACGATGCTGCAAGAGGGATGATCACGACCACGACAGCGATGGAGCACGAAAATCAATTGATCATAAATCCTACAACGCTGGACGCAGCTCTTCACGTCGGTCTGTGTAATCTGAACAGCAACCCAGGCAGACTGGCAAAACTGGTTGCACATGTGCCTATCTTCGTGGAAGAAGTGTATGTCTCAACCGCCGCGATATCGACCACAGGCCCACTGGAAGTATACTTCCATGACCCTCGCGCGGAAGCTATGGGTGAGTCTACAGTTGGCAATCTCAGCTGCTTCGTGGGGCCCAATCCCGTTATCAAGATTCGAAACTTGCgaatgaagaagatgcagcAAGCCAAGGAAGAGCTCAGTGATGCGGAAAGCATCAATCCGATGAAGTATCAGTGGTTCGAGCATCCGAATTTCTGGTCAGATGAGATTTTGAAGAGGATGCGAGACAAACTGCCGATGATGCGAACTGAAGTCCTAGAAGAACTGGAAAGGATCGAAAGAGCGGCGCTGCGTTACATGCAGAAGGCTCTTCAGCAGTCTTCTGTACCTGAATTACCCCACTTGGTTAAGATGAAGCAATGGATGACCACAGTCGTCGGATTAGACAACTTGAACGAAGACGATCCCGACGAAATTGATACTTTGATGGCCACATCCTCAGTAGACATGCGCTGCATTTGTGGCGTAGGCCAGCAACTTCCGGAAATCGTGAGAGGAGAAGTCGACGCACTCTCAATTCTAAAACAATCTGGGCTCGACACCATCTACGAAGAAAGCAGAATTTTCTCTCACAGCGCATCGCTCCTCGCACATACCATTTCTCAACTAGCCTTTGAGAACCCCAGCATGCGCATACTAGAGGTTGGAGCCGGAACAGGAGGCTTCACGAGGCGCATTATCGAAGAAATGGACTCGTTGCCTCGGATCCCTAGTCGATTCTCAGAGTACTGGTACACAGACATTTCTCCGGCATTCATTGGTCCTGCGCAAGCGAGATTCGAGAAATGGtcagcgaagatgaagttTCAAACATTGGATATTTGCTCTGAGCCATCTCTGCAAGGGCTCGGCGTAGGCGAATTCGACCTTGTCATTGCTGCGGATGTGGTTCATGCAACGCCATCAATTCAACAATCGTTGCGGAATGTCCGCAAGCTGCTCAAACCAGGCGGCACGTTGGCTTTAGTGGAACTATCTCGTTTCTCGCCGTTCTTCATGCCTTTTGCCACGCTGCCGGGATGGTGGTCGAGGCCAGAAGGGCCGATACTTTCAAACCAAGAGTGGCATGATGAATTAGTGGAGGCTGGGCTCACGGGCTGTCATGCGTATGTTGAAGATATGAAGAGCGGTGGCACTCATTGTTTGATTTGGAGCCACGCAAGACACGAAGTTCCTGATGATTCTCCGGGCAAGGTTTCAATTATCTGTGAGCACGCAAATGCTGCACGTCTGTGCGAGCAAGAGCTCACTCGTGCGAAATCAAACACGGACCCGGCCATCCACTCTTCTCTGGCACAGATCATTGACACAGATATGCGGCTATCGATCGTGGTCGAAGAAGCATCAAAATGCAGCTTATTGAATCCAGAACCTGGCCAACTCGAAGCGATACAATACATGTGTGCCAAAGCGGAAGGCATACTGTGGGTAATTCGATCTTCCTCAGAAACAGCACAGGATTCTGCTGTCGCCGGCCTGGCGTTCGGCTTCGCGAGGACAGTGCGTTTGGAATACCGGCAACTCAAATTCGTCATGTTGAATATTGTCGATACTGGGGAGCTGGATGCCATGGCTGTCGTTGGCAAGGTCTTTCGGCACACCTTCATCGACAAGCCGGGTAGACAAGAGACGGACATTGATCTTGTGTGGGAAAAGGATCGCTTGCTCTATCCTCGATTGTTGTCTTGCGA TTGGGGGAGTTCTGGCCAGAGAGCAGGGCCGCTGCAGCTCACAATGGACCGTATCGGATTGCTTGACTCCCTGCATTTTTCAGCAGCTCCGCGAACGCTTCTAGAAGATCCACTTGGAGATGACGAGGTCATCATCGAGATCAAGGCCACTGGCCTCAATTTTCGAGATGTGCTTATTGCTCTCGGTAGAGTACCCTGGACCTCTCCTGGCAAAGAGTGCAGTGGCGTTGTCGCTGCCGCAGGCTGTAAAGCAGGACTTCGATACCAGAAAGGTGACCGCGTAGTCCACCTAGGCGATGGATTATTCGCGACGCATGCGCGTTGTAATATAACCACCATCGCCAGGATCCCTGATGGTTCAAGCCTTGGCTTCAGCGAGGCAGCATCAATTcccatcatcttctgcacgGCGTACGAGTCATTGGTCTGTCGTGCAAACCTACAACCGAAAGAGAAAATCTTAATTCATGCGGCTGCAGGTGGCGTGGGCCAGGCTGCGATTCAAATCGCCCAGCAGCTTGGTGCAGAAATCTACTGCACTGTCGGATccccggagaagaagaaattcaTGATCGATCACTACAATATCAATCCTAGCAGGATATTTTCGAGCCGTTCCACTGATTTTGTGGAGGGACTTCAGTTTGCAGCTGACGGCGGAGTGGATGTCGTGTTGAACTCTCTGTCCGAAGACCTTCTTCAGGCTAGCTGGAGATGTCTTGCACCGCTTGGAAGATTCATCGATATTGGGAAGCGAGATGCGTTAGCTAACAGTGCACTCGAAATGGCGCCGTTTGACAAAGGAGTTACCTACTCGGCTGTGCAACTTGATGTGTTGATGCTGCAAAGGTCAGACAGGACAAAGCAGCTGCTAGACACAGTGATGGAGAACTTCGCGCACGGCACTTGGAAACCTGTCCACCTGGCAGAGAAGTTCTCAGTGGGGCAACTCGAGAGCGCTATGCGTCTCATGCAATCTGGGAAACACATTGGTAAGATTATCATAAATAACGATCGTGATGCACGAGTCCCCTTGCGTGGTACGAAAGCAGCAAGAATGTCAGAGATACGAAGAGATGTGACTTACCTCATCACTGGCGGTACGAGTGGTCTCGCAAGCTCGCTCTCGAGATGGCTTGTCGAAAAGGGAGCCAAACATATCGTGTTGGCATCAAGAAGTGGGGATGCCCGGTCTGCAAGCGCTCAAGAATTGATGGAGTATGCTCGAACCAGAGGTGCGACCATCTCGATGGAGCAGTGTGATGTTGGATCCGAGGCCCAAGTCGCTGATCTACGCGAACGTATCGAGAGGGAAGGAATGCCAAAGTTGCGAGGCGTCATACATGGCGCCATGGTTCTCAAG GATACCATGTTCTCGTCCTTGACAGCGGGAGAGTGGAATGCTGTGCTCCGGCCCAAAGTACAGGGTGTGCTGAATCTCTACTACTCCCTCAGAACCCGCAGCTTGGATTTCTTCGTCTGCCTCTCCTCGGTCGCGGCTGTAGTGGGTAACGTCGGGCAAGCTCCATATTCTGCTGCAAATGAGTTCATGGACCGTTTCTGCGCATGGTGGAGCCGACAGAATGGCCAGAAAGCTATTTCGATCAATCTTCCGTCAATATCAGACGTAGGATACGTTGCTGAGGCCATTGAGGCAGGCATCACGGCATTTTCGGACAAGGTCTATGCCGCGTCGCTGTCCGAGGAGGCAGTGTGTAAGGTTATGGACGCCGCTCTCCAGGACAATGGTAAGAAGAGTGACAGTTGGGATCATCAAAGGAGTAACAATGTGGTCGTCGGGATTCCTCAAGTCCCCGCTTTAAGGCCCATCATCGAAGAAGTAGGACCGGCACTTTCCATCATGAAGCACAGCATGGATGCATTATCTCGAGAGGAGAGCCAGGGAAGCTCTGTGTCCATCTCTGACACTACGAGGCAATCCGTCGCAGCTCAGCTCTCAAATATTCTGGAGCCAGCGGAGAGAAAGTCCGTAATACAAGCAAATCTGCGCAAAAGAATTGCGGCCATCACGTTGAGAGATCTGGAGAACATCGCATCCGAAAGTGCCATTGCGGATCTTGGGCTGGACTCGCTCGTCACTGTAGAACTGCACAGCTGGATCTTGAAGGAGCTCGATGCCAGAGTCACCGTCATGGAAATCATCGGATTCCAAACTTTCAAGCAGCTGGTAGACATTTTGTGCGAACGTTCACCATTGATCAACGGTAAAAGCTGA
- a CDS encoding uncharacterized protein (SMCOG1217:NADH:flavin oxidoreductase/NADH oxidase~antiSMASH:Cluster_4): protein MTVSSGDDYTAYFTPKQSTPVGAALLDPEHGITETTINTIFRPLTIRGITFCNRIFVSPMCMYSCAGDGMMTDFHVVHAGQFALRGAALVTLEATAVLPSGLNSVQDAGLWSDEHIAPVNRVVDFIHSQSKHAAIQLQHAGRKASICPPWLGLRTVPEKYGGFPDGVLAPTAESWNDNYAKPKEMTEEEIWGVIEAFGQAAHRAVKAGCRIVAVHGAHGYLIHSFASPASNKRTDQWGGSFENRIRFAVEVIRSIRRNVPPETLLFWKISAVDWLPLGEGWELSDTLRFAPILAAEGIDMLDVSSGGTDRRQKVEMGPQYQVKFAKAVKDLKIPGLYIGAVGWIRDGATVADIIENEKADFCSVAREFLRDPNFVQRVALEVGTKIAWPDQYHRASSTTPVSLSAIAISDIFVVAGSYVESTTSISTDAKAHVHITKDNTLDNAKAPSALDSNEPRSSR, encoded by the exons ATGACAGTCAGCTCCGGCGATGACTACACCGCATACTTCACCCCAAAACAATCAACACCAGTCGGTGCCGCACTCCTAGATCCCGAGCATGGCATCACAGAAACCACCATAAACACCATCTTCCGCCCACTGACAATCCGCGGCATAACTTTCTGCAACCGCATCTTCGTCTCGCCCATGTGCATGTACAGCTGCGCAGGCGACGGCATGATGACCGACTTCCACGTAGTCCATGCTGGCCAATTCGCCTTACGCGGTGCAGCTTTAGTAACCTTGGAAGCAACAGCCGTGCTGCCATCG GGCCTAAATTCTGTCCAAGATGCCGGCTTATGGTCTGACGAGCACATCGCACCTGTTAACCGCGTGGTAGACTTCATACATTCACAATCGAAACATGCAGCGATCCAGCTTCAACACGCAGGCCGGAAAGCAAGTATTTGTCCTCCATGGCTTGGCCTCAGAACTGTACCAGAGAAATATGGAGGTTTTCCCGATGGTGTTCTTGCGCCGACTGCGGAATCTTGGAACGATAATTATGCGAAACCAAAGGAAATGactgaagaagaaatctggGGGGTTATCGAAGCTTTTGGACAAGCTGCTCACCGAGCAGTTAAAGCTGGATGCCGAATCGTTGCAGTGCATGGGGCTCATGGTTATTTGATTCATTCTTTCGCGAGTCCTGCGAGCAATAAACGTACTGATCAGTGGGGAGGCAGCTTCGAGAATCGTATTCGTTTCGCGGTGGAGGTTATTCGGAGCATCAGGCGTAATGTGCCTCCCGAGACGCTTCTTTTCTGGAAGATTTCAGCG GTAGACTGGCTACCTCTCGGCGAAGGCTGGGAGCTGAGCGATACTCTCCGCTTCGCACCCATTCTCGCAGCCGAAGGCATCGATATGCTCGACGTCTCAAGCGGCGGTACCGATCGAAGGCAAAAGGTGGAAATGGGACCACAATACCAAGTCAAATTCGCTAAAGCAGTGAAAGATTTGAAAATTCCAGGTCTCTACATTGGCGCTGTAGGTTGGATTCGAGATGGGGCCACCGTTGCTGAT ATCATCGAAAATGAAAAAGCAGACTTCTGCTCGGTCGCACGAGAGTTCTTACGAGACCCGAACTTCGTGCAACGTGTAGCATTGGAGGTCGGTACAAAGATCGCTTGGCCAGACCAGTATCATCGTGCCTCAAGTACAACTCCTGTCTCCTTGAGCGCAATTGCAATATCTGACATTTTCGTAGTGGCAGGAAGCTACGTCGAATCAACAACGAGCATATCCACAGACGCCAAAGCCCACGTGCACATTACCAAAGACAACACTTTGGATAATGCAAAAGCACCGTCTGCGCTGGATTCTAATGAGCCTAGATCGAGCAGATAG
- a CDS encoding uncharacterized protein (antiSMASH:Cluster_4) translates to MQGQLRTILKNLATTSTCKRINVVAGPRSTHHNIALNAVLLALIENNYDIDTLGCDFWGPEYYPPNSDTLSQDQLPFNPRIRIDGLVRFLSSLPCLEFTVPPFSQHTFDNAKTSCNELQKALALCDTDPKLIFRGHSRRELQWAREDMWRLPLHTIILEGITIELKEDLTSLLEVMEGSLRVLRLDRIRCRGEFGWQLILLRIGQLLALDHVKFEGLVNVDSSDHPTSPQELTSKPYSYEEFGREKIRTHLLQLDLDSEDWEPRLRVGEVQN, encoded by the coding sequence ATGCAGGGACAGCTTCGGACTATACTGAAGAACTTGGCAACGACAAGCACATGCAAGCGAATCAATGTAGTGGCTGGACCGCGGTCCACTCATCATAACATTGCCTTGAACGCAGTCCTTCTGGCCCTCATCGAGAATAACTACGACATCGATACCCTTGGCTGCGATTTCTGGGGACCTGAGTACTACCCACCAAACTCGGACACTCTGAGCCAAGATCAGCTTCCGTTCAACCCTCGTATCCGAATAGATGGATTGGTACGATTCCTGTCCTCGTTGCCATGCCTGGAATTTACGGTTCCTCCGTTTAGCCAACATACTTTTGACAACGCAAAGACCTCCTGCAATGAGCTCCAAAAGGCCCTCGCTTTGTGCGACACTGATCCGAAGCTCATCTTTCGTGGACACAGCAGGAGAGAATTACAATGGGCGCGAGAGGACATGTGGAGGTTGCCTCTACATACCATAATCCTGGAAGGTATTACAATCGAGCTAAAGGAGGATCTCACGTCTTTACTCGAGGTCATGGAAGGTTCACTCAGGGTCTTGAGGCTGGATCGAATAAGATGTCGTGGTGAATTCGGCTGGCAACTCATTCTGCTTCGGATAGGACAGCTTCTGGCACTCGACCATGTCAAATTCGAGGGACTTGTCAATGTTGACTCCAGTGACCATCCTACCAGTCCGCAAGAACTTACAAGCAAGCCCTATAGCTACGAAGAATTTGGTCGGGAGAAAATCCGTACTCATCTGCTTCAGCTCGACCTAGACAGCGAGGACTGGGAGCCACGTCTGAGGGTAGGCGAAGTACAGAATTGA